Part of the Camelus bactrianus isolate YW-2024 breed Bactrian camel chromosome 23, ASM4877302v1, whole genome shotgun sequence genome, TGCAGACTGAGGTGGTCAGGGCTATTGGCTGAGCCCAATTTAATATCAGATTAGCTGATGGATTTAGGGCAGGTGTAGAATGCTGCGTGAGTAGAATTTCATCCCTTCTTGTAAAATGAGTGGACAGTGTATCATCTCACATTTGTAGTTTTCCTCTCCCAGAAACCTTTGATTGTATCGGGCTAACTGTGGTGAGGTGGGGGTCATCCCAGAGCTAACCCTGCCAGGTGTGAAGCCACTGCTGGGAGCAGAGCAGCGTTGGGCAAACTCCTCATGCTTGACACGTCCTAGCGGCTCCAGTGCACAATGCAGGTGCTACTGCCTAAATCTAAAACCCCTACGTCTTCACGttcttataatggaatattaaGTTTCTCAGTGGACTATAAAAAGTCAAGGTGGTGATAACTGAGGTCTTAATCCAGGTGGTTAAGCCTTGGCCACCTGACTGCTGCTTTTGTGCCTGTTGTTGGAGGTCTTCTGAGGATGGGGGACCTGCAGTGGCAGGTGTCCCATGCATGGCCTTGCTAGTCTAACCACAACCGCATGGCACTGTGCCAGCATGCCTAAAGGAAGCTGTCCCGTGTTCCCGGACTCTGCCTTTTCGTATTtgattctccctctctctcttttcagtAGCATAGCTTGTGTGGGACACTGGAGCCGCTGTGTTGGCAGCAGAAGTGTTTGCCCCTTAAAGCCAAGCCCATTATTTTTGATGGACAGCAGGACGTACAGGGCATGTCTGGAGGGCAGGACAGCTGGCACGGCGGACGACCCACCCCTTGTCCCCTGGGAGGTACTTAACTTCTTGTGTTAACCCTAGCTGTAGCCTGGCTTTCCTTGAGGGGCTTCCTGTAGGCCGAATTCAGCTCAGCTCTGTAGTTCCCATACCGGCTGTCTGCTCCCAGGAGATCCTGGGTGGTCTGCTCCTGTTACAGAGCTGGCTGTCTCTGCCTGCCTTATGGCTTTGTTGTCATCTTGTCTGGTGGCCACTGGCTGCCCTTATATTTTAATAGAGGCATCAGAGAATATGCCCCAGTCTCTAGAGACCATGTTTCCGTCCTTAACGATGAGAACAATAGGGGTTGACTTATTGGTACCTCTTCTCTTTACTGAATAGCCCTGGGGCTGTTCGCCAGTGTCAGATTGCGGGGTGGGGGTGTCTTTATCTGTGCGAAAGTAAAATCTCAGCATTGGGACCATGGCTGACTTTAGAGCAATCAAACAGAAAGCTTTttgctgacttttaaaaaaatcttattttgactttttctctcttttcttttatttatttatttatttatttttgtttattttattattattctttttttgcaGTGCTTACTTTTCTGGTGCAGAAAGATTGTTGGAAACAGACAGGAACCAATGTGGGAATTCAACTTCAAGTTCAAAAAACAGGTATCTGGTTTTAtcatctctttgtttttcaggTAGTATCTTGTTCTGATGTTGCTAGACATAAAATTGCCTCATTAAAGTCAGATAATACACATCAAAACTTACAATAAtgccataaaagaaaagaaagaaggaactaTTTTAATACGAAAGGGACACAAAGATTTAATAGAGTAAACCTTGTGTGGATCCTGGATCAAGGAATAATGAGCTATAGAAGGCGTTTTTCATACAATTAAAGAATTCTGAATGTGCTGTGAATGTTAGATGACAtaaaattattgttaattttcttaggTGTGATAATGTTATTAAGGTTATATATGTGTCTTTATTCATGTTAAATAAAGGTGGAATGCCAGTGTTACTTTCAAATGGCTTTGCCTCTCtcacccccaaaattcatgtgatttattttatgtatgtgtgtgtatatatatatatgtatgtgtatattatatatatatataaatataaaatgagagatggggagagaaagcaaatatggcaaaagcGTGGTGGAGAATATAGAGGAGTTTACTGCAcagttttttaacttttctgtttatttgaaaactttaaaagtggggaaaagggaggggaaaagaggaaaaattgtTATAACAATGTACTGAGGTTATTTGCCTAAAACCTTTTTTGTTGTTCAAAGCAAATGTACTTGGAAACAACAGTAATTCACATGGTTTTATATCTGAGGCGATTTGCAGAAGCCATAGGGAGAGGGACTGCCAGGAGTCTGTTtataagaaaagtagaaaagattCTACCTCTGTGTCTGCCTTTTGCTTGGCGTGTGCCTGGGATCTCGGCCACGGGGAGGACCTGTTCTGCTTGTCTTTGCTTCTTGTCCCAAGCAGCCTCATTTCTTCAGTCTGTGCCCCTGTTTAGTATCTCATCAAGATGAcacattacaaataaaattagtTAGCCCTCACTTGATGACAAGTGTGTTCCAGGTAAGTTTGTAAGGAAAGTAAATCATATTTTTCCATTGATTTTTCAAAAACACGGTTCCAGGGGGAAATTTTGGCTCTGATCATTTACTTTTAACAAGATGTCCCCAGTCCGTGATATCCATCAGGTGTTGGTAGAAAGTCCAGCACAGCACTTCTCTGGGAGGGGCCGAGTCTCGGCAGTGCCTATTAGCTAGGACCGGAACGAGCGTGGGAAGGTGATGCTCAGATTTCCCTCCAGCTCTGATTCTTGTGACTCGTGTTTCATGGGGCCTGGAATTGGATGGCCACGTCTGTGGAAGATGCGCTTTAGATCCTGACAAGTTGTAAGGACTTTGTGATCTCTCAAATATTGGAGAGCCTCTGATAGAGttacaagttttcatttcttatcAGATGGTGGGAAACACCATCTAAATGAAGCATGCACCCATTGCCACCTTTCTTACCCAAATGTGTTTCCCCTTCCTTTCAGAGGACAGGTTTTCCTTGATCTGTATAGAATCTGAAATGTATataaagagagaagaaatgaaaaactgGATCTCAGTAGCTATCGTTAAGGCCTAGTTTCATTTTATTGGTGGAGTCTCAGAGCCATACACACTTCCTCGAAGCCATTACAGTAATTCTCAATTCTCTCCAGTCCCCTAGATTAAAGAGCAAGTGTGTGGGAGGACTGCAGCCTCCCGTTCAGTACGAAGATGTTCACACCAACCCGGACCAGGACTGCTGCCTGCTGCAGGTCACCACGCTCAATTTCATCTTTATCCCAATTGTCATGGGGATGATATTCACCCTGGTAAGTGGAGACGGGATGTCACCCTCCGCTCTTTCATAGACTCTCACTGTGCCTAGGATTCAAAAGAAATCTGTCAACTTAACCATTGAGGAAGAAATCTTCgaagaataattttaaacaaaatctgaaagcagACTTGTATATTAGGAACAGGTAGATTTGGGGAGAAGTTAATTATGTCTATGAAAATGTTCtacctctgtttccttctctgtagtgAAAGGAATGTTTTTGCATCTCCTGTGTAGTGCTCATTACTGTTTGAGAAACGTTATCCCATTAAGGTTAATAGTGAAGTGGATACATGAACACTGTATGTCAGAACCCTAGACATACACGTGGTATcataaatggaatattaaaatGTAGGGTGACCAGCTCTGTCCTTTGTGTGATGCTGTGACATTCAAGGCTTAGCTAAGAATTAGattagtaaacaaacaaatatgcCTCTGGCATGCTTTCCAAGTTTTtaacaattttcactgtattgGCAACTGGAGAGTTTATGTAATTTATCCTTTCTATATTTTTAGGCTTATGTTCAGAGATATGCTTTTCCCCcccacctttatttttttaagagtaaaataaataatgcatGTGAAGAATTTAAATAATGCATAAATACATTGAGAAAGTAAAGGTGACTTAGACTTCCACTCTCATATAATTGCAGTTAACTTTTGGGGAGCTGTTCTTTAATATATCTgctaatatatacatgtatacactcACTCTCTTACATAATTTTGTATAATTGAGATTatgtcatatcttttttttttgtaggcaCCTCTCATTAAGCCACACTAATGAGTTAAACTCCATATACTTCATGCTCATACAATTCTATATAGGTctacatatacataaacatatttaGAGATTTTGTGGtttaatttacaaaaaatatGTGATCAGATGTGTTTCATCCATCTTGCTTGACTTGCTCAACAAATCCATCAAGATCCCTTCATCTCTTAACAGCTctaaaccaattttttaaaattgtcattgATAGTCATCTATGTGCATGTATCCTAATTTATTCAGACATgtgagaggctttttttttttcagcacagTTTAACTATATGAAGCTAAGAAAAACTTATTAGAATCacccttaatttttaatttcttttcaaaggTGCTGGTAGTGTAACTTAGACATTATCTTGTGGCCCGGTCTGTCTGTCAGTGTTGTGTAGGCTGTCTCATTTCAGAGTGAACCACAGGAGGACAAAGTTGTTTAATTCAGGTACTGAATTTACTTCTCCCTCCCAGTTTACCATCAACGTGAGCACGGACATGCGGCATCACCGAGTGAGACTCGTGTTCCAGGATTCTCCGGTCCACGCTGGTCGGAAACTGCGCAGTGAGCAGGGCGTGCAAGTCATCCTGGACCCGGTGCACAGCGTTCGACTCTTTGACTGGTGGCATCCTCAGTATCCGTTCTCCCTGAGAGCATAGGTGCTGCTTCCTGTCACCAGGGGCAGCCCTGAGCTGGGCCAGTCCAGTTGTAATCAGATTCCAGTTTGGAAGGAGTGGCTAGATTGTATATCTGGTCAGTAATGCACGTGCTCATCAGGTGTCTGGGGCTCCTGTTAGGGAGAGAAGGATGGAATCAAGAGGAAGAACACTATGgtttatacacatattttaatgtACGATTTTGCATTTGAAAGGAGAGGCCTGCCCGACTTCCTGTGTTTAACCCCGTTTGGTGCTACTGCGTTTGttgctctttattcttttctcccaGCAAACATGGGTGATCCTGCCCTAGGGAAAAAGTAGACTTCCGTCTCCAAACAAGGAAATTTCAGCATTTCCTTATGGATCAGAGGAACCTTAGAGGCCTAAaattattgttactgttatttcAGTTTAGCCACTCCTCAAATTCAAgtgaatattttctcttctccctttacCCTTCTCCAGAAATAAAGCAGGTGACAGGGTTTTCAGACTCTTACAATATTGACTTGTGTATCtgtcttcaaaaattttttggatATTTGTCACATATTCTTTTGCCAGTTTGGGATTTTAGGTATGTTTTTTGCATGAAGCTGatagtaatgatgatgatgattgtgTGCCTTCGGTACTATGCTAGGAACTTCCCATACTATCTCTGGTTCTCACAGTCCTACAAGGTAGGTGATACTACTCCCATTCTTTGGTTGAGAAAACTGAATCAGTGACTTACCCAAGACCGTTAATATCCAATAAATGGCAGAGCCGGGATTCTGACCCAGGTCTTTTTGCTGCGTCACAATTAAAAAGGTCAGTCTCATTATTCTCATGGTAGATGGTGGCAAAAGGGGGTAGGCAGAGTGTATGTAGATGAAAAGGTAAAAGGGTGAGTAAAATTAATTTCGGTATACCTTATACCTAATCAGCCTGTAACACGTATAAGATTGATGAATCTTTTAAACGCGTttctaagtaaaatataaaacaaaccaaGAAAGTTATTGCAGGAAGAATGGTGGTATTTTCCTTGAATTGTTAGAAAGACATTTCTTATGCTgaaggtcatttaaaaaaatgcatttctgtGTTGAAACCAGTCTCCTGCACTGTAAGAATTTAGTGACTTTGCCCTGCCCTGCCTTGCCCCGAGTGTTGCCTGCCATCCTGTGTGCCTGTGGGAGCCTGGCCTTTCATCCCTGCAGAAAATGCTAATGTCCTGTTGATAAGAGGACTTGTTGTAGCTGGTGTGCTCTGAGAAGAGGATCGTGTTTGTTTTGTTCCTGCTAAGGAGATAACCTCGCTGCCTgtctggccctccctcccacataCTAGCTAGGGAGCTGAATATTAGCTAGATCTTGCCATGAGGTGGGCATTAAGATGATATTCTTTAAACATGAAAGTCTCATGGGGGCAGTTATTATCATGAGCCAAACTGCTAAATCAGTGTGTCATTTTTTCCTTATCATTCTGCCGACCCCAAGAGGATTCTTAGGAAGCATCTGCCTAATACTGCTGACCTCTAACCTTACGCCACACTGAGGGTGCTGCTAAGGCTGGTCACACAGAAAGTGAGCCTGGGTCACTTCAGtatttaaatgataaaaacaaaaacctcaaggACAATAAGCACCTTACAAATGTCTACAATCAAAAGTTGCCTCTTTGAGGCAGGAGGTGAGAAACACACAGTCCCTAGTTCCCTGAACTAAAGATGCCATGGAGCAGAAGGGAGTTGTCCTGGTGGGTTGTGTGTCCTCCATTTAGGAGTTACTTTTAAAAGGGGAGTGAAATAAATTCGGCTTCATAATTGTGTTCTGATTGAACTTCCTAGTTTTTCTATCGAACTCCACAGTATGATGATTGATACAATATTAGATATTATAGCTTCAGCTGATCTCTTAGTATAATATTGATAAACACTTGGTAAAGTATGTCATCAAAGATTATCGTGGCTTCAGCCTTCCCTCTGCACTTTCTGAGTTGCCTTTTCTAGGATGATTCCCGTTTTATTAGTGAAAGGCTATGAAGTATCTCAGGGATTTCCTTTTGATGAAAACCCCAAACCACATGGAGAAGAGTTGGAACTCTCTGGACTGCTTTTGTAAAAACTGCCTTGTAATTTTCACTTCCTTAAATGTATACCTTGATTTTGCTTTGAGGGTCAAACAAAATATTTAGCTTCATTCCTTACCTCAGATAAATCAGAATTACTCAGATTTTCCTGCCTTCTACCAAAGCTACAAGGAAACTGAGCCAAATGGTGAATATACTGGgggaaagataaaataatagtTATGTGGCACGATCTCAACCACAACGCTTATTGCTGATATAGAACATGTGTGCATATCTCTAAGTATACATTGTCTGTGTATAAAAACCCTTCACACTTCTAGCAGTTATTACTGGGGATTGTAAAGGATTGAGTAGGCACTGTGATGAAACTTCACAAACCAGATGGGAGGATGCATTAATAGCCACAGGGGATAGGGTAAGGAGCAATTCAGGAAGATGGAGAGATTTAACTAAAATTTGTCAGGAATTTTGGCATTAAGAGTGTTCATACTATGTATAATAAGACAAACGTTTCAGTTTGTAGTAACAGTGTTAACACAGCCAAATGCTTGATTCAGGCAAGTGACACAATTTGCTGAAGTACACGCAATGGGAATGTTACCTGGATTTCAAGtttctccacttaaaaaaatgcGTGCAACCAAAAGAAAAGTAGTAAGTGGGCGCAGGAGTGTGAAAGGTGACAGCCCATTGGCAACAATAACTCCAGTACTGAGGCCGATTTAGGGAGCAGGTGGTTAGAGACAAAAGGGGTTCAAAGGGACGTGTGCTGAGCCTCACGGGACGGGAGGCAGGGCAcccctgggctctgccacttCACTGGCGTTGGGTAGAACCCCAGCGCTGCTCCTCATACGGGCCTCTCCAAGCTGAACCAAGATGGCGCGCCTCATCAACGCGGCTCCCGTGTCACGTGCGAGGGACGTGGGCGTGGCCTCGAGGGAGccggccaggccccgcccccggggTGGGGCCAAGGACGGTCCGcagcaggagggggtggggcccCGAGGCGGGGCGCTTAGGCGCTGGGGGAGGCTGCGGCTGCCTCCGCGCCTGCTCTGCTTCCTGAGACGCGCCCCGCGACCCCGGTCGGGGGTGGCCTCCTGCTCCGAGCTGGGCTCCCCGGCCTTCTACGATTGCCCGCAGGTGAGCTCCAGAGCCCGGGTTGAGGGAAGGATGCCCCTCTTTCCCACCTTCAGCTCCCCTCACAGTTTgcggagggcggggcggggggggggagagggTCTCAGTCTAACGCTTTTTGGGAAACAGCATCTTTTTACTCCAATGTGTCCTTTCCCGTAGGCATCGATACTGCCCCCTCTGCCGCCCCTCACCAGCATTTGCAGCGCACTGTGCCCTTGTGGGTGAGAGTGGCCGGGGTGAGGGGCGGGGGGAATGCCCGATTTGCGGGGAGGGCGTGGAGTTCGTCCTCAGCTCCGATGCTGGGAGGGGGCCTGAGTTGGCAAGTCTCCTGGTGGGAACCGGATGGACTGCGCCCCTAGTTCCCCTCCAGGAGAGTCAGAAAAGAAGTGCCTGGGCCAGCTCCGCTCCTTGGGCACAAGAGGTGCTGAGGTCTTCGCGCTCCCCGGGGGTCTTAACCCTTCCCGCGTTGCTCAGATCACCCGGTCTTAATATCGCTAGCTCTCCATTCCGCGAACTGCCAGTCTCAGGCTGTGCCACAGATGCCCCGATCTCCGCAGTGCCAGGGCGGTGGAGTGGAAGGAGCGGCCGATCTGTTCAGAGTGGGGGTAAAGGTGGGCGCAACCGGAAAGGAGGGCTGGGATCGAGATTCCcgaagtgggaggaggggagtgaggAGTTGATTTTCGACCACGCAGTAGGGATGTTTTCCAATACagtttggtggtggggagggagagagaggtctgGTTGGAGGATTTGGAAAGGTGGTGTggctgttatttttgtttgttttgagaagGAGGGATTGAGGACAAGGTGCCATTAAGTGCTAATGTCACCTTTGAGGAGAGGTACGCTGTAAAGGGACAGGGGAATTGGCTGCTGTTCTTTAAGGAGGAGGCTCTGCTTAGCCTGGAGATTCCCTCCTGGTGGGAGTGTAAGGGGCCCCTCCAGTGGCCAGGTTTCAGGCTCTTCCGTCAGTCTTTCCAGCTGGAACTGGTACCTGGTACTTTGTTCAcatccagcaaacatttattgggcacctactatgtgccagacaccatgctAGGTGGTAAGTGTTCTGAAGGCAACTTAGGGCCACGGAGCACCTGAAAAatgcacacagtaggccctctgTTAACAGCTCCCCGCCACCTGCCTCAATTTTGTTACATTGCTGTTGGATTAGAAAAAGACATGGCCACTTGCTCTCAAACAGCTGTCTGCACTGGTTCCAGCCCACCCACCCCCTACCACTGTTAATTAGACAGGCAGCCCCAAGGGAAGCTGCCTTCAGAAAAGGAACAGCTTGAATGACTTCCTTTGGCTATTTGCTAGGACTTTGTCCTGAGGCCTGAGGAGTTTGCCTGGGATAAGTGGTATCTCAGAATATTGAGATGATGAGTGGCACAATGATTATCGGGGGCCAAGGATGCACTAGACACCCCGCACCATGGAGCCGCCATCTCTGGAAGATAGGaaagtgaggggagaggggatgtgGAAGGAAATCTCATCCAGTGGTATCTGGGCATGTCATGGTGGTATCCAGCGGCTACTGAGCATATCATGATGCCAGAACCGTGGCATGTATGAGGTCTGGCAGCTGGGTGGTAGAGAGAGAttggaggggcagggcagggcaggcagccaGGCTCCTGGGTCTCCTCTCTGCGTTAGTGGCTGAAATCTTAGCGTTGGAAAGAGTTGTCAAGGATTGCCTGTAGGTCCTGGCAGAGTCTCTGAGGATAGCAGGGGAGAGGAGACCAGGGGAACGGAGGAGAAAGCTGCATGGTAGTGAGGCGGGGGTGAAGGCTCAGCAGGGCCAGGGAGCTGGGAGCCAACAGAGCTTTAGGATACTGAGGGAGGCAGCGAGGTCTTTTTATGCCAGGATACCCTCCTGTGGGATTTAGGCCCTTGGATGGGTTGCTGTAGAAACCCATGGTATGCTTTCTGAGCGGTCTGGAGTTGTGTGTGGTGTGCGCgctggagaggaggaggtggtATGGAGTAGGGGGCACTAAGGGAGTGAAGGCTGCCTCAGAGTCTAGGTCCCAGGTAGGGAACTGGGAGaaatggaggggagggagtgggctcagagggagaggcatgtgtgtgtgttgcagCCACATGAAGTTACCATATGTCCCCTCTCTGGTCTGCTAGCTCACTGAGCTATAATTAGCTCTGGAGGGCAGAGGGTGCTGGCTTCCAGGAGGGTGGCACTTGGGATGGACAACGGAGTGAAAAGTACTCAGAGGGATGCTGGCGCTGGGTCGACTCTGAGAGGGGCTGCTTCTAGGGGACCCTCAGCCTTCACTGAACTGGGAGGGACCTTTGGTAACTGAGAACGTCTTGGGGAAATAGCACTGGGGGAAGGGGCTCTGAGCCAGGATGGTATGAGACTCGAGGCCGGGCGGAGCCTGAGGACTCCCCTCTCATCTCCTGGCCTCTGGCTTACCAGTCACACAAAAAGCATGATCACCGCCCAGCTCATTCCTCTGCTTTCAGAGAGCTTAGGAGCtgcaccccaccaccacctccctcaAATATCTTCTCTTCCCCCAGGTCAAGTCAGTTCTAGCCCAGAGCAGCTTCTTGCCTGTCGGTCAGGGGCTGAAAGACCTTGGCTGGGGCTGTTTCATTCTGAAAGAGCTGGAGGAGAAACTGCCACCGGTTAATTTAATTGGTCACACTCCAGTTGGTGCCCGGCACTGAACCCCGGGCTGGGCCAGGGACTGAGTATTTGGTCACGTGCCGCTCTGTTACTGCTCTCAGATGATTACTTGTATATCTTCTGTTTTCTCAAGTAGACTGTGAACTTCTTAAGGGTTGAGGTCATACTTGCCTTTTGTATCCCTAACAATTCTTAGCTCAGTAAGTAATCTATTAGAGAATAGGAAATCTACTCATAGTAATTGTTGAATTAAATTGAAGAGGTCTGTCTGTCTTTGCATTCCCTGGGTTCAGTGAAGCAGGGCCTCCTTGCAACTAGAAATATTTGAACAGAAGCAGTGGATCCTCTGGGGACTCAATACAGTGGTGTTCTATCAGTCAGGGGCATTAGATTCTGTAGGCGGTAAAgtaaaaatccccaaatctatGAAGCATGGTATGTGGGTTTAGGTTTATAATtctgaataataatagtaacataCAGATAAAGTATACATTATAtagtaattataaaaatacataatgtaTACAGTGATTTAAAGGAGTGCAGTGTACTTTTGTAGTTAAGTGTCAGAGGAAATAGTTGGTTTG contains:
- the TMEM183A gene encoding transmembrane protein 183A isoform X3, which gives rise to MARGPGPLTQPRPETVAMPKRGKRLKFRAQDACSGRVTVADYANSDPAVVRSGRVKKAVANAVQQEVKSLCGLEASQVPAVEALSGAGEPCDIIDSSDEIDAHEESIHERAVSRKKKSKRHKEDLDGAGGEEYPMDIWLLLASYIRPEDIVNFSLICKNAWTVTCTAAFWTRLYRSSIACVGHWSRCVGSRSVCPLKPSPLFLMDSRTYRACLEGRTAGTADDPPLVPWECLLFWCRKIVGNRQEPMWEFNFKFKKQSPRLKSKCVGGLQPPVQYEDVHTNPDQDCCLLQVTTLNFIFIPIVMGMIFTLFTINVSTDMRHHRVRLVFQDSPVHAGRKLRSEQGVQVILDPVHSVRLFDWWHPQYPFSLRA